The DNA region TCAATAGCTGTAACGGAGCATTCGCATCAACCCAGACGTTTGCCGACTTGGCTGCGGCACGGCACCGGAGCAGCCCTCCTCGGCTCAGGCGTTTTCGCTCACATTCTGCGGCAGAGATTGCAGCAGGGTCTGACGGGCGGAGCGCAGGTGGACGCGGCAGGCTTTTCCGATCGCTGCCTGGTCGCCGGATTCCAGTGCGGCGATATAATCCAGATGTTCGTGGATGGCGCGTTCGTTGCGCTCGCGGGCGGCCGTCTTGTTCCACTGGTAGTGATAGTGGAAGATGATGGCGATCGCATCGTAGAAATCGGCAATGAAGCGGTTCTTCGAGGCGCGGTGGATCAACAGGTGGAAGCGCTCGTCGAGGACCGAGAAGTCCTTGAAGCGCTGGTTGATGTCGGCAAGCATGGAAAGATGCTCCTCGCGCATGGCGGCCAGATCGATCCAGGCCTGATTTTCGCGCGAAAGCCTGCCGAATTCGGCGGCGGAGTGCAGCTCGAACATTTCGCGGACATCGGCAAGCTCGAGCGCGAATTCGCGGGTGAAGCCCTTCAGCGTCCAATGGCTGTTCGGCCGCTTTTCGATCAGTCCGAAGCGGGAGAAGCGGATCAGGAATTCACGCACGCTCGTTGTGCCGGTGCCGATCTCGCGGGCAAGCTCCAGCTCGTTGATCTGCATGCCGGGTGCGGCATCGTCGGCCAGGATGCGCCGCATGAAGCTGCGCTCGATGATGTCGTGCAGCGAATCCGTCTCTTCGGAAGGAAAGAGGTCGCGGTCGGTGGGCTCGCGCAGCACGATCTTCTGACGTTTGTTCCAGCGGATGATGCCTTCATCGCTGAGGCGGGTGAGGATGGCGCGCGCGGTTGAACGGCTGACGCCGAGCTGGGCTGCGATCTCCGGTTCCGACGGCAGCGCCGTATCCGTGCGCAGGGCCGCGGCATACCTGTTGTAGGCTTCCTTGAAGACCGTATTCTGCCTTGCCATCAGATCCCCCGCTTTCCGCCCGCGTGCCGGGATTGCCGTTCCGCTTCAACAGCGAAACGGCGCCCGACCGGAGCTTGTTGAAAAAACCATTAGCGTATTTCCGATCGTCTGCGGCGCATTGCCTCCCTCGTCCACAGGATCAATATTCCCGTTGACTTGAAAATGTTTATTGTAGATAAAAAACAAAATCAATCGCATTCGCCGATGCAGCGAGCGTTTCCTTCAGGGAGAAGAGATTGGACAAACAGCCTTGGATCATCCTGTCGGCCGGCGACAATGTCGCGGTCGCAACGGCCGCCATCGCCGAAGGTTCGACGGTTGCCGGCATTGCAGCCCGCCAGAAGATCGAGCCGGGCCACAAGGTGGCGATCGCGGATATTCCGCTTGGCTCCGCCGTGGTGAAATACGGGCAGGCGATCGGCCGCACCACCGCCGAGGTCAAGGCCGGTGACCATGTGCACAGCCATAATCTGCATTTTGAAAACGACCGTCTGGCCGCCACCGCCAATTCGGCGCCGGCAGAAGCAACCGCAGAGGACAAGGCGCGCACCTTCATGGGCTATCGCCGCGCCGATGGGCGGGCGGCGACGCGCAACTATATCGGCATCATCGCCAGCGTGAACTGTTCCACCACCGTCTGCCGGGCAATCGCCGACGAGGCGAACCGGACGAT from Rhizobium sp. NLR16a includes:
- a CDS encoding GntR family transcriptional regulator, which codes for MARQNTVFKEAYNRYAAALRTDTALPSEPEIAAQLGVSRSTARAILTRLSDEGIIRWNKRQKIVLREPTDRDLFPSEETDSLHDIIERSFMRRILADDAAPGMQINELELAREIGTGTTSVREFLIRFSRFGLIEKRPNSHWTLKGFTREFALELADVREMFELHSAAEFGRLSRENQAWIDLAAMREEHLSMLADINQRFKDFSVLDERFHLLIHRASKNRFIADFYDAIAIIFHYHYQWNKTAARERNERAIHEHLDYIAALESGDQAAIGKACRVHLRSARQTLLQSLPQNVSENA